In the Nitrospiria bacterium genome, one interval contains:
- the pal gene encoding peptidoglycan-associated lipoprotein Pal, whose protein sequence is MIHARPFFFANFALFAALLVSACAHTTTAAKGDVSPARTETGPVASPAPSVPTPAASAQTVALPTRFQDAFFDFEKALIREDAKQSLQEDAKVLQTHRAMTVTIGGYCDERGTDEYNLVLGNRRAEAVKHYLAALGVDPGRLKTISYGKEKPFCTEHTEACYRQNRRGHIIGSADAP, encoded by the coding sequence ATGATTCACGCACGGCCATTCTTCTTTGCGAATTTCGCGTTGTTCGCGGCCCTGCTCGTGTCCGCGTGCGCCCACACCACGACCGCGGCCAAAGGCGACGTTTCGCCGGCTCGAACCGAGACGGGTCCGGTGGCTTCTCCGGCACCGTCGGTCCCGACCCCGGCGGCGTCCGCGCAGACCGTCGCGCTGCCGACGCGGTTCCAAGACGCCTTCTTCGATTTCGAGAAAGCGCTCATCCGGGAGGACGCGAAACAGTCGTTACAGGAAGACGCCAAAGTTCTCCAGACCCACAGGGCGATGACGGTCACGATCGGCGGCTACTGCGATGAACGGGGAACGGATGAATACAATTTGGTTTTGGGAAACCGCCGGGCCGAAGCGGTGAAGCACTATTTGGCCGCGCTCGGGGTCGACCCCGGACGGCTGAAAACGATCAGTTACGGCAAAGAGAAACCGTTTTGCACGGAACATACCGAAGCCTGCTACCGGCAAAACCGTCGGGGCCATATTATCGGTTCGGCGGACGCCCCCTGA
- a CDS encoding efflux transporter outer membrane subunit, translating into MSASAALALAACAALGPDFRPPAPPASADYGLKTRPAEAAQSAVYGAEVADDWYRLFRSEALNGLVREALADNPDLEAARHGLLAAQDELRAVSGARLPELDAGAKMSRAHINGSFLYEPVGALNVTGNQLNVGLNLAYNLDVFGGVRRSIESQASAAASARDQALNTYVTMVDRVVVTAFDYAASEADIEVARALVDDFQAQLDLTQKLEAAGKIARRDTLQAQAQWESAHASLPQLERQRDAYRNALAQLVGQTPDQFAAPALTLKDFTLPAELPVSLPSALVRQRPDILAAEDNLHQASAQIGVAVAARFPSLTLSAQYAQEASRLNDLFTRPGGIWSLGLDVTGPLLNGGTRAARADEAKERYRQAQAIYRGTVILAFVEVADALQALQRDAEGYAAYTRALEAAGANRDLAAAQFRAGKINRLQVLAAEAQYQNAALTRVQADAQRFTDTAALFRALGGGWWNAPRDPSWLPTAAADSEPAKAPEASGPAATSQENSHE; encoded by the coding sequence ATGTCGGCCTCCGCCGCTTTGGCGCTTGCCGCCTGCGCCGCGCTGGGCCCCGATTTCAGGCCCCCGGCGCCGCCGGCCTCCGCGGACTATGGCCTGAAGACAAGGCCCGCCGAAGCGGCGCAAAGCGCCGTTTACGGCGCCGAGGTGGCCGACGACTGGTATCGCTTGTTCCGTTCCGAGGCGCTGAACGGCCTGGTGCGAGAAGCGCTCGCCGACAATCCCGACCTGGAAGCCGCGCGCCACGGCCTGCTCGCGGCGCAGGACGAGCTTCGGGCGGTGTCCGGCGCGCGGCTTCCGGAACTGGATGCCGGCGCCAAGATGTCCCGGGCTCACATCAACGGGAGTTTCCTTTACGAACCGGTGGGCGCGCTTAACGTCACCGGCAACCAGCTCAACGTCGGTTTGAACCTGGCCTACAACCTCGACGTGTTCGGCGGCGTGCGCCGCTCCATCGAGTCGCAGGCGTCGGCCGCGGCGAGCGCGCGCGACCAGGCGCTCAACACCTACGTCACGATGGTCGACCGGGTGGTCGTTACCGCCTTCGACTACGCCGCCAGCGAGGCGGATATCGAGGTCGCGCGCGCGCTCGTCGACGATTTTCAGGCGCAACTCGATCTCACCCAAAAACTGGAGGCCGCCGGCAAGATCGCGCGCCGGGACACGCTGCAGGCGCAGGCCCAATGGGAGTCGGCCCACGCCTCGTTACCGCAGCTCGAACGGCAACGGGACGCGTACCGCAACGCCCTGGCGCAGCTCGTCGGCCAAACGCCGGATCAATTCGCCGCGCCCGCGCTCACGCTCAAGGACTTCACCCTGCCGGCGGAGCTGCCGGTGTCGCTGCCGTCCGCGCTGGTGCGGCAGCGGCCGGACATTCTCGCGGCCGAGGACAACCTGCACCAGGCCAGCGCGCAGATCGGCGTGGCCGTGGCCGCCCGTTTCCCTTCGCTGACGCTTTCCGCCCAGTACGCGCAGGAGGCGTCCAGGCTCAATGATCTGTTCACCCGGCCGGGCGGCATCTGGTCCCTCGGTCTCGACGTCACGGGGCCCTTGCTTAACGGCGGCACGCGCGCGGCGCGCGCGGACGAGGCGAAGGAGCGCTACCGGCAGGCGCAGGCGATCTACCGGGGGACGGTGATTCTCGCCTTCGTCGAGGTGGCCGACGCGTTGCAGGCGCTGCAGCGCGATGCCGAAGGCTACGCCGCGTACACGCGCGCGCTGGAGGCCGCGGGCGCCAACCGCGACCTGGCGGCGGCGCAATTCCGCGCCGGCAAGATCAACCGGCTGCAGGTCCTGGCCGCCGAAGCGCAATATCAAAACGCCGCGCTGACACGGGTGCAGGCCGACGCTCAGCGCTTCACCGACACCGCGGCGTTGTTCCGCGCGCTGGGCGGCGGCTGGTGGAACGCCCCCCGCGACCCTTCTTGGCTGCCGACGGCTGCGGCCGATTCCGAGCCGGCGAAAGCCCCCGAGGCCTCCGGCCCGGCCGCAACCTCTCAGGAGAATTCCCATGAGTGA
- a CDS encoding di-heme oxidoredictase family protein, translated as MAHDLLKKLRTGRHTGPAAVVSGSQGTHIRRAKWALAVLSVLLGVSLEGVPYANFKAADPGVRGGSPAGGGPLPGLTVSELALFQAGKTDFEETENIGDGLGPRFNLDSCAGCHAQPDVGGTSPAVNPQVALATALDADNSVPFFLKDHGPVREARFKYNPDGTRDGGVHALFVISGRMDATGNARGCDIVQEDFMTPSKKGNLVFRIPTPTFGAGLIEQIPDSAIVANQAAEEQQKSALGIHGRPHRVRIDNGTTNANGNDGTIARFGWKAQNKSLLLFSGEAYNVEMGISNELFQTERDETPECQFAPVPNDITHADGAAGVDALSDIEKFAAFMRFLAPPTPSLDTPGGASSIAGGRSLFQSVGCALCHTPQLRTGDTAVAALANQNVDLFSDLLLHNMGPGLADDIVQAQAGPDEFRTAPLWGLGQRIYLLHDGRTTDLIAAIRAHKSGGNKKFHPSEANAVVDNFNRLGESQKQDLLNFLRSL; from the coding sequence ATGGCACACGACCTGTTGAAAAAACTCCGGACCGGGCGTCATACGGGGCCGGCGGCCGTCGTGAGTGGAAGTCAGGGGACGCATATCCGAAGAGCCAAGTGGGCGCTTGCGGTCCTGTCCGTTCTGCTGGGGGTGAGTCTGGAGGGCGTTCCCTACGCGAATTTTAAGGCCGCGGATCCCGGGGTCCGAGGTGGATCCCCGGCGGGCGGCGGCCCGCTGCCCGGCCTGACGGTCTCTGAATTGGCGCTGTTCCAGGCCGGCAAGACCGATTTCGAGGAAACGGAAAACATCGGCGACGGACTGGGACCGCGCTTTAATCTGGACAGCTGCGCCGGCTGCCACGCGCAGCCGGATGTCGGTGGAACGAGTCCGGCCGTGAATCCGCAGGTGGCCCTGGCAACGGCCCTCGACGCCGACAATTCCGTCCCGTTCTTCCTGAAGGACCACGGACCGGTGCGAGAGGCCCGGTTCAAGTACAATCCCGACGGGACGCGTGACGGCGGGGTGCATGCGCTGTTCGTCATCAGCGGCCGGATGGATGCGACCGGCAACGCGCGCGGTTGCGATATTGTGCAGGAAGATTTCATGACCCCCTCCAAGAAAGGCAACCTGGTCTTCCGGATTCCAACCCCCACCTTCGGGGCCGGGTTGATCGAGCAGATTCCCGACAGCGCCATCGTGGCCAACCAGGCCGCCGAAGAGCAGCAAAAATCGGCGCTCGGCATCCATGGCCGGCCGCATCGCGTCCGCATCGATAACGGCACCACGAACGCGAACGGAAACGACGGCACCATCGCGCGCTTCGGGTGGAAGGCGCAGAACAAGTCGTTGCTGCTTTTCTCGGGGGAGGCGTACAACGTCGAGATGGGGATCAGCAACGAGCTGTTCCAGACCGAGCGCGACGAAACGCCGGAATGCCAGTTCGCCCCCGTGCCGAACGACATCACCCATGCCGACGGCGCCGCGGGCGTCGATGCCCTCAGCGACATCGAAAAGTTCGCGGCCTTCATGCGCTTCCTGGCCCCGCCGACACCGTCTCTCGACACCCCGGGCGGCGCTTCTTCGATCGCCGGCGGCCGGTCCCTCTTTCAGAGCGTCGGCTGCGCGCTCTGCCACACGCCGCAACTCCGGACGGGCGACACCGCCGTCGCGGCGCTGGCCAACCAGAACGTCGACCTCTTCTCGGACCTGTTGCTCCACAACATGGGGCCCGGGCTGGCCGACGACATCGTCCAGGCTCAGGCCGGCCCGGACGAGTTCCGAACGGCGCCGCTGTGGGGCCTGGGCCAGCGCATCTATCTTCTGCATGACGGCCGCACCACCGACCTGATCGCGGCGATCCGGGCGCACAAGAGCGGGGGCAACAAGAAATTCCATCCATCCGAAGCCAACGCGGTCGTGGACAACTTCAACCGGCTCGGCGAGAGCCAGAAGCAGGACCTCCTGAACTTCCTGCGCTCGCTGTAG
- a CDS encoding efflux RND transporter periplasmic adaptor subunit has product MSELEHPEPAPPKRGRLPLVLLAVMLIAGAGYGVYQMTVGRYHVGTDDAYVNGDLVRLTPRVSGTVVAINADETQFVRQGQLLVQLDPRDAEVARAEAEANLGQTVRDVAQLFANARRDAATVSAEETRLSQAGQDLARDQSLVAAHGVSEEELQHDENAVSSARAALGQAQAALAATRAAIAGTTPETHPRVKQAEAVLRSAWLDAARTRVVAPVSGYIVRRTVQLGQQVTPGTEMLALVSVESMWINANFKETQLGGLRIGQPAAVSVDMYGSRADYHGRVLGLTAGTGSSLAVLPAQNASGNWIKIVQRLTVRIGLDPKELAQHPLFLGLSTKVDVDIRDSSGAALSQKPAWHTALNTDVYAAQDAGVDAEIRKIVAENLNRPDSARPAAGTRGRNPS; this is encoded by the coding sequence ATGAGTGAACTCGAACACCCGGAGCCGGCGCCGCCCAAACGCGGCCGCCTGCCGTTGGTCCTGCTCGCCGTCATGCTGATCGCCGGCGCGGGCTACGGGGTCTATCAGATGACCGTCGGCCGCTACCACGTCGGGACCGATGACGCCTATGTCAACGGGGACCTGGTGCGCCTGACGCCGCGGGTGAGCGGGACGGTGGTCGCCATCAACGCCGACGAGACCCAATTCGTGCGGCAGGGCCAGCTGCTGGTCCAGCTCGACCCGCGCGACGCCGAGGTCGCGCGGGCGGAAGCCGAGGCGAACCTGGGACAGACGGTGCGCGACGTGGCGCAGCTGTTCGCCAACGCCCGGCGCGACGCGGCCACGGTGAGCGCGGAGGAGACAAGGTTGAGCCAGGCCGGTCAGGACCTGGCGCGCGACCAATCGCTGGTCGCCGCGCACGGCGTGTCCGAAGAAGAACTTCAGCACGATGAAAACGCGGTGAGCAGCGCCCGCGCCGCCCTGGGACAGGCGCAGGCGGCGCTCGCCGCCACGCGCGCGGCGATCGCCGGCACCACGCCGGAAACACATCCGCGCGTGAAACAGGCGGAGGCCGTGTTGCGCTCCGCCTGGCTGGACGCGGCGCGCACGCGCGTCGTGGCCCCCGTGTCCGGGTACATCGTGCGCCGCACCGTCCAGCTCGGCCAGCAGGTGACGCCGGGCACCGAGATGCTGGCCCTCGTATCGGTGGAATCGATGTGGATCAACGCCAATTTCAAGGAGACGCAGCTCGGCGGCCTGCGCATCGGGCAGCCGGCGGCCGTGTCGGTCGATATGTACGGCTCCCGTGCCGATTACCACGGCCGGGTGCTGGGCCTCACCGCCGGCACCGGCAGCTCGCTGGCCGTGCTGCCCGCGCAAAACGCCTCCGGAAACTGGATCAAGATCGTGCAGCGCCTGACCGTCCGCATCGGCCTCGATCCGAAAGAGTTGGCGCAGCATCCGCTGTTCCTCGGGCTTTCGACCAAGGTCGACGTCGACATTCGCGACTCGTCCGGCGCCGCGCTGTCGCAGAAGCCGGCCTGGCACACGGCCTTGAACACCGACGTGTACGCGGCCCAGGACGCCGGCGTCGACGCCGAGATCCGCAAAATCGTGGCCGAGAACCTCAACCGGCCGGACTCCGCGCGGCCCGCCGCCGGGACCCGGGGCCGGAACCCGTCGTGA
- a CDS encoding diguanylate cyclase — MPSESIRLLLVEDSPDQSELILRAFRRKDPGSRITTVQDGQACLDALERSPFDAVLLDYNLPHMTGLDVLRRLREKGINTPVIMITGQGDESIAVETMKVGASDYITKTKNYFETLPAVVENAVKKYRLETNMRETSLRTRRLYEISLSITKERKIEVLAQRLVYGAKRLFETQGAVLILIHPETSEIHQAFSEGIDLQTDALKGPVSLAGVFGLAYIEKKPMVIEAADQHPLWRSTPAHEPPIRQILSVPLIQPGDRIGGVLTVGNKRNGKPFSSEDVDTLLTLSVHAAAAIDNARFVIEMEKYASTDGLTGCLNHRELQGHLDQEVGRASRYGKDFSLLMIDVDHFKFINDAHGHPAGDLMLKSLVTVIHGLIRPVDLLARYGGEEFSVVLPETNREAARLVAERIRTAVDQAQFSTPQGQPVHLSVSIGIASFPHDANTRSGLINAADQALFTAKGGGRNQCCLYNETPVSLIQRDQARLETLLQDPILKSLADLAARIDARTPYFRDHSQKILQLGLKMAEALNLSEQDIRNLQWASLFHDIGMASVPESILNKWGPLTFEEQEAIRAHPHLAELLFRGSARFESAIPVVLHHHERYDGQGYPNGLRGEEIPFLARVLSVIDAYLALISVRPYQPRMTHEEAVSELRKNAGTQFDPKIVEALIDLLKDSNNPGRKP, encoded by the coding sequence ATGCCGTCGGAATCGATACGACTGCTGTTGGTGGAGGACAGCCCCGATCAATCCGAGTTGATCCTTCGAGCCTTTCGTCGGAAAGATCCCGGATCACGGATCACGACGGTGCAGGACGGACAGGCTTGCCTCGACGCCCTCGAGCGGTCGCCGTTTGACGCCGTGCTGCTGGATTACAATCTTCCCCATATGACGGGGCTCGATGTTCTCCGTCGGTTGAGGGAAAAGGGGATCAATACACCCGTGATCATGATCACGGGCCAGGGCGACGAATCGATCGCGGTCGAGACCATGAAGGTCGGCGCCTCCGATTATATCACCAAGACCAAGAATTATTTCGAGACCCTGCCGGCGGTGGTCGAGAACGCCGTTAAAAAGTACCGGCTGGAGACCAATATGCGGGAGACCTCGTTGAGGACCCGCCGTCTCTACGAGATTTCTCTATCCATCACGAAGGAACGAAAGATCGAGGTCTTGGCCCAGCGGCTGGTTTACGGGGCCAAGCGACTGTTTGAGACGCAGGGGGCGGTTCTGATACTGATCCATCCCGAAACGTCCGAAATCCACCAGGCTTTTTCGGAAGGGATCGATCTTCAAACCGATGCCCTCAAGGGCCCGGTTTCCCTGGCGGGGGTGTTTGGCTTGGCCTACATCGAAAAAAAGCCGATGGTGATCGAGGCGGCGGATCAACATCCTCTCTGGAGATCCACGCCGGCGCACGAGCCGCCCATCCGCCAAATTCTCTCCGTTCCGCTCATCCAGCCCGGGGATCGCATCGGAGGGGTTTTAACGGTGGGGAACAAACGGAACGGGAAGCCGTTTTCATCCGAAGATGTGGATACCCTTTTGACCCTGTCGGTGCACGCGGCCGCGGCGATCGATAACGCGCGGTTTGTGATCGAGATGGAAAAGTACGCCTCCACCGACGGTCTGACGGGCTGTCTCAACCACCGAGAGCTCCAGGGCCATTTGGATCAGGAGGTGGGTCGGGCCAGCCGTTACGGCAAGGATTTCTCCCTCCTCATGATCGATGTGGATCACTTCAAGTTCATCAACGACGCCCATGGTCATCCCGCGGGGGATCTCATGTTGAAAAGCCTGGTCACCGTCATTCACGGACTCATCCGGCCGGTGGATCTGCTGGCGCGTTACGGCGGGGAGGAATTCTCGGTTGTTCTTCCGGAAACGAACCGGGAGGCCGCCCGGTTGGTGGCCGAGCGGATCCGCACGGCCGTTGACCAAGCCCAATTTTCGACCCCGCAGGGGCAACCGGTTCATCTGTCGGTCAGCATCGGGATTGCCTCCTTCCCCCACGATGCGAACACGCGCTCGGGCCTTATCAATGCGGCGGATCAAGCGCTCTTCACGGCGAAAGGGGGCGGACGGAACCAATGTTGCCTCTACAATGAGACGCCCGTCTCGTTGATCCAGAGAGATCAGGCCCGGTTGGAAACCCTCCTACAGGATCCGATATTGAAGAGCCTGGCCGATTTAGCCGCCCGAATCGACGCCCGAACCCCCTACTTCCGCGACCACAGCCAGAAGATCCTTCAACTGGGTCTCAAGATGGCGGAAGCTTTGAACCTGAGCGAGCAGGATATACGGAACTTACAGTGGGCCAGCCTCTTCCACGACATCGGGATGGCGAGCGTCCCGGAATCCATCCTCAACAAATGGGGGCCGTTGACGTTCGAGGAACAGGAAGCCATCCGGGCCCATCCCCACCTCGCCGAGCTGCTCTTCAGAGGATCGGCCCGTTTTGAATCCGCCATTCCCGTCGTGCTTCATCATCATGAGCGGTATGACGGTCAAGGATATCCCAACGGGTTGCGGGGGGAAGAAATCCCCTTCCTGGCGCGCGTGCTCAGCGTGATCGACGCCTACCTGGCCCTGATTTCGGTCCGTCCGTACCAGCCCCGAATGACCCATGAAGAGGCCGTTTCGGAATTGAGGAAAAACGCCGGGACCCAGTTCGATCCGAAGATTGTAGAGGCCTTGATCGATCTTTTGAAGGATTCAAACAATCCCGGACGGAAACCCTAG
- a CDS encoding SRPBCC family protein: protein MMLRSSARKELWMWLGVVLAGGAILVFLGGLVFLPGEYRFGTQVTVSRSSERAWMWFVKPERWSRRFPMVQTLDVGSEATTGIGARRRVIVHAPGGQTLVCDILVTDFTEGRLYADRHLGDWLDGRPLPVEHVTDRVEFDPDGPGKTRITFKSIFDVEGPLNKWLAYFELKPAADRIIARVLKEYDRSVLKAHPVPTTRG from the coding sequence ATGATGTTGCGTTCATCCGCGCGGAAGGAACTCTGGATGTGGTTGGGGGTTGTTCTGGCCGGAGGGGCGATCCTCGTTTTCCTCGGCGGTCTCGTGTTCTTGCCCGGAGAATACCGCTTCGGGACCCAAGTCACGGTTTCGCGGTCCTCGGAGCGCGCCTGGATGTGGTTCGTGAAACCGGAGCGCTGGTCGCGACGCTTCCCCATGGTTCAAACGCTTGACGTGGGCTCTGAAGCAACGACAGGCATCGGGGCCCGGCGTCGGGTGATCGTTCATGCTCCGGGCGGCCAAACGCTGGTGTGCGATATCCTCGTCACCGATTTCACGGAAGGGCGCCTTTATGCCGATCGGCATCTCGGCGACTGGCTGGACGGAAGGCCTCTTCCGGTCGAGCATGTTACGGATCGGGTTGAATTTGATCCGGACGGGCCCGGAAAGACCCGGATCACCTTCAAAAGCATCTTCGATGTCGAAGGCCCCTTGAATAAATGGCTGGCTTACTTTGAGCTGAAGCCGGCGGCCGACCGGATCATCGCGCGTGTTCTGAAGGAGTACGACCGTTCCGTCCTGAAGGCTCATCCGGTCCCGACGACCCGGGGATAA
- a CDS encoding NHL repeat-containing protein, whose amino-acid sequence MIKRSDAVRLLGVLLGMGLLSGCGGGGGHDHGGGASPRIYVTDSGNNRIVRMDDMTGAGWTALGTVGGGTNQFNFPEGVFVDRAGKVYIADYGNNRIVRMDDMTGAGWTALGTVGGGTNQFNFPEGVFVDAAGRIYVADYGNDRIVRMDDMTGANWTALGAAGSGTDEFNGPSGVFVTAAGKIYAADFGNKRIVAMDDMTGAGWTSLGDGSGSDPSILAPGIFVDTRGRIYIADFGGNRIVRVDDMSGSNATALGTLGADIRQFSSPGGLVVK is encoded by the coding sequence ATGATAAAACGTTCGGATGCTGTCCGGCTGCTGGGTGTTCTTCTGGGCATGGGGTTGTTGTCCGGTTGCGGAGGGGGCGGCGGCCACGACCACGGAGGCGGCGCCTCGCCGCGGATTTACGTGACCGATAGCGGCAACAACCGGATCGTGCGGATGGACGACATGACGGGCGCGGGCTGGACGGCGCTGGGGACCGTCGGCGGCGGGACGAATCAGTTTAATTTTCCGGAGGGTGTCTTCGTCGACCGAGCCGGCAAGGTCTACATCGCGGACTACGGCAACAACCGGATCGTGCGGATGGACGACATGACGGGCGCGGGCTGGACGGCGCTGGGGACCGTCGGCGGCGGGACGAACCAGTTTAATTTTCCGGAGGGCGTTTTTGTGGACGCGGCCGGGAGGATCTATGTGGCGGACTACGGCAACGACCGGATCGTGCGAATGGACGACATGACGGGCGCGAATTGGACCGCCCTGGGCGCCGCCGGCAGCGGGACCGACGAGTTCAACGGTCCGAGCGGCGTGTTCGTGACCGCCGCCGGGAAGATTTATGCGGCCGACTTCGGCAACAAGCGGATCGTGGCGATGGACGACATGACCGGCGCGGGCTGGACCTCTCTCGGCGACGGGAGCGGGTCTGATCCGTCTATCCTGGCGCCGGGTATTTTCGTAGACACGCGCGGCCGGATCTACATTGCCGATTTCGGGGGCAACCGCATCGTGCGGGTGGATGACATGAGCGGTTCAAACGCGACCGCGCTCGGCACCTTGGGCGCCGACATCCGCCAATTCAGCTCTCCGGGCGGCCTCGTTGTGAAGTAG
- a CDS encoding ABC transporter permease, with protein MGIRLRLWARLFFAEAVRALARHKMRTGLTALGVMVGVSAVIWVVAIGRAGTERTEAELQKLGKNPIWIEAGSRNINGVRNGSHGTTTLTPEDAEAIRREIPRVNRVSENVDGRLQVVYRNRNWNTRFRGVSPDYQDIKVWRVAEGSFITQDQVKRIESVVVLGETVRRELFGAADPTGRIVRMQDSLFKVIGVLAAKDPDQDDVVMMPWTTAQRKIDGQGITWLDDILCSAVSREDVAPAIGAVTALIRQRHHIRPGEEDDFNIRRPDEVIQARIRQSRTLELLLVCVASISLLVGGIGIMNVMLASVAQRTPEIGLRVAVGATPWAVQTQFLGEAVMLSLFGGVLGVFLSLVGDFFIERMLGWPLSTSPQAALLAVSFAVAVGVFFGFYPARRAARLDPITALRKE; from the coding sequence ATGGGAATCCGGCTGCGACTTTGGGCCAGGCTGTTCTTCGCGGAGGCCGTTCGGGCGCTCGCCCGCCACAAGATGCGGACGGGGCTGACCGCGCTCGGCGTGATGGTCGGCGTCTCGGCCGTGATCTGGGTGGTGGCCATCGGCCGGGCCGGCACGGAGCGCACGGAGGCGGAACTGCAAAAGCTTGGAAAGAACCCGATCTGGATCGAGGCGGGCTCCCGCAACATCAACGGGGTGCGCAACGGCAGCCACGGAACGACCACGCTCACGCCTGAGGACGCGGAAGCCATTCGACGCGAGATCCCGCGGGTCAATCGCGTCTCCGAGAATGTCGACGGCCGGCTGCAGGTTGTCTACCGCAACCGCAACTGGAACACCCGTTTTCGCGGCGTGTCTCCCGACTATCAGGACATCAAGGTCTGGCGGGTCGCGGAGGGCTCGTTCATCACGCAGGACCAGGTGAAGCGCATCGAAAGCGTCGTGGTCCTCGGCGAGACCGTGCGCCGGGAGCTGTTCGGCGCAGCGGACCCGACCGGCCGCATCGTCCGGATGCAGGATTCTTTATTCAAGGTCATCGGCGTGTTGGCGGCGAAGGATCCGGATCAGGACGACGTCGTCATGATGCCCTGGACCACCGCCCAGAGAAAGATCGACGGCCAGGGCATCACGTGGCTGGACGATATCCTGTGCTCGGCGGTGTCCCGGGAGGACGTCGCCCCGGCGATCGGGGCCGTTACGGCGTTGATCCGCCAACGGCACCACATCCGGCCCGGCGAGGAGGACGACTTCAACATCCGCCGTCCGGATGAAGTGATCCAGGCGCGGATCCGGCAAAGCCGGACGCTGGAGCTGCTGCTGGTCTGCGTGGCGTCGATTTCGCTTCTCGTGGGGGGCATCGGGATCATGAACGTGATGCTGGCCTCCGTGGCGCAGCGGACCCCGGAGATCGGCCTGCGCGTCGCCGTGGGCGCGACGCCGTGGGCGGTCCAGACGCAGTTCCTCGGCGAGGCCGTCATGCTGAGCCTCTTCGGCGGCGTCCTGGGCGTCTTCCTCAGCCTCGTCGGCGATTTCTTCATCGAGAGGATGCTCGGCTGGCCCTTGTCCACGTCTCCGCAGGCGGCGCTGCTCGCCGTCTCGTTTGCCGTCGCCGTCGGCGTCTTCTTCGGTTTCTATCCGGCGCGGAGAGCCGCGCGGCTCGATCCGATCACGGCGCTGCGTAAGGAGTGA
- a CDS encoding class I SAM-dependent methyltransferase — protein MAGGVCPVCTGPMAERGYAKYLDGVQNFVTVPVFYCKACDLFSKALPRDLLKSHLKAAAYALPNNERAYYRKKNEFFKFIVSLVLRYKNNPTMLDVGCSYGHLMMAAAEKGMDAEGVEINGALREKLETKGFRVYKDLFEVPERYDAITFIDSFFYFENPLDVLNRCNELLKEDGILLLRLTNRNWLAGLRWTLLKRRDLSVLGDTTHSYSIKSITRALNKTGFNLKGVHFFERGRMEKIVHRLAGLLAVATFHQFILTPGVIVVAKRRA, from the coding sequence ATGGCCGGGGGGGTCTGCCCGGTTTGTACGGGTCCCATGGCCGAACGCGGATACGCGAAATATCTCGACGGCGTTCAAAATTTTGTGACGGTGCCCGTTTTCTATTGCAAAGCCTGCGACCTCTTTTCGAAGGCATTGCCCCGCGACTTGCTTAAGAGTCACCTTAAGGCCGCCGCGTATGCGCTTCCGAATAATGAGCGGGCCTATTATCGGAAAAAGAATGAATTTTTCAAATTCATCGTGTCGCTCGTTTTGAGGTATAAGAACAATCCGACGATGTTGGACGTCGGCTGTTCCTACGGCCATCTCATGATGGCGGCGGCCGAGAAGGGGATGGATGCGGAAGGGGTGGAGATCAACGGGGCGCTTCGCGAAAAGCTCGAGACAAAAGGGTTCCGCGTTTACAAAGATCTGTTCGAGGTTCCCGAAAGGTACGACGCGATCACCTTCATCGATTCTTTTTTCTACTTTGAGAATCCCCTGGACGTTTTGAACCGGTGCAACGAACTTTTGAAGGAGGATGGAATCCTGTTGCTGCGGCTGACGAACCGCAACTGGCTGGCGGGATTGCGATGGACGTTGTTGAAACGACGCGATTTGAGTGTTTTGGGGGATACGACCCATTCCTACAGCATTAAAAGCATCACACGGGCCTTGAATAAAACAGGCTTCAATTTGAAAGGCGTTCACTTCTTTGAAAGAGGCCGGATGGAAAAAATCGTCCACCGGCTGGCCGGCCTGCTCGCCGTCGCAACCTTTCATCAATTCATTCTGACGCCCGGAGTCATCGTTGTGGCCAAGAGGCGGGCCTGA
- a CDS encoding response regulator: MNEPVEILLIEDNPDHAALTCRVLMDGSVLNKVHWVKNGQEALDFLFRREVFKDAPRPGLILLDINLPKVNGLEVLQKIKGDEELRMIPVVMLTTSDRGEEVQKSYSMGANSFIVKPVNFKDFSDKIQSLKLYWLVMNRSPETHTS, translated from the coding sequence ATGAACGAGCCGGTCGAAATTCTTCTAATTGAAGACAACCCGGACCACGCCGCGCTTACCTGTCGGGTTCTGATGGACGGAAGCGTCCTCAATAAAGTCCACTGGGTTAAAAACGGGCAGGAAGCGCTTGATTTCCTGTTCCGACGGGAGGTGTTTAAGGACGCGCCCCGTCCCGGGCTGATCTTGTTGGACATCAACCTCCCGAAAGTGAACGGTCTCGAAGTCCTTCAAAAAATCAAAGGGGACGAGGAGCTGCGGATGATTCCGGTCGTCATGCTCACCACCTCGGACCGCGGAGAAGAAGTGCAAAAAAGTTACAGCATGGGGGCCAATAGTTTCATCGTGAAGCCCGTAAATTTTAAAGACTTCTCCGACAAAATTCAGTCCCTGAAGCTTTATTGGTTGGTGATGAACCGGAGTCCGGAAACCCATACATCCTAG